From Armatimonadota bacterium:
TTCCGGGTGAGAGGGGCAAGTTCGTTACGCAGGAAGAGCTTGACAATGCCCTTAAGGATTATGCCAGGAAGAGTGAGATCCCCCCATCTCAGAGCCTGGCTAGTCTTGCGAGCAAAGAAGACCTGGAGTGCGTGCGCAAACTCGTTGACGAATTCAAAGATGAACTTGCTGCACTGGGTGTTGATGTAGACACGTTGAAAACGCAGGTAGCTGATCTTTCCTGCCGGGTCGCTGTGCTGGAAGCCGAGGCCCGAAGGGTGAAGATAACGGGTGACGCCAATGTGTTTGCAATCGCTAATGATCACCGAAGCGGCGTTGTGCCTGCAGTGGACCTCGATAACAGAACGATACCGTTCACGGCCACCCTGGGCCGTACGATAGGCGTGGTGCGTGATTTCGATCTCAATGTCGTGGGACGCATCAACTGCAATACCACTGCTAACGCAACTATCGACTATGGCAACTACCTGAACTATCTGGTTGCGGTTGACGACTATGTTGACGGCGTCCGTCAGACATCCAGAGAGGATTCGAGAACGGTCGGTACGCTGGAACACCAGTTCGTGGATGCGTTCTTCCCATACTATGCATATATTGACGCTGGAATCTGCACCGGTGCCGTAAAAGCCGGACGTTTTCCGCTTCAATTTACTCCGTATACACTTAAGAAAATCGATGTAGATTCTTATACGACGATCCTGAAGACCGATGACGGCTACTATCCTATGGACGGTATCAGCCTGATGAACAACTTCGGCGGGGTGGACATCACTCTGTTCGCTGCAAAAAACAACCAGAACGATTATCTGGTCAACGGCCTGACCGGCCAGCCGAGAAACGACATCGGCACTTTCAACCAGGTCGGAGGTAATGCAGTTGGTGGGCTGACCCAACTGATCTCGCAAACCGCGGGCGGTCGCGCTGTGTTAGGTATTCCATGGAGCGGAAAAGCGGGCTTTACATTCTATCAGGCATGGTCTCAGGACGAGTTCAATGATCTTGCAAACTACGATCAAGCCAGAGTATACGGCGCAGACTTGTCTGTGCCTGTCGGTATATTCAACTTTGCTGGTAGTTGGACTCAGAGCGATGCGCTTGTCCGCAAAGGCGCAGCCGGAGTCACCGATGTAAATGATGACGCCACAGCCTGGGATGGCAGGTTTGGCGCTAATGTCGGCAAACTGGGTGTACGCGCGGGCTACAAGTCTATCGGTCGCAACTTCACCGCCGCCGGCTTCTGGGATAAAATAGGCCACTGGGCCAATCCCGTAAATATCAAGGGTCCATATGCTGATTTTATGTATCCGCTTATGGGCAATTTGAATTTTGTGGCCAATGGGGAGTACCTGACAGTGAAGGACCCGTCAACAGTCACTGGGAATACTGCTCTGACGCAAGATGACAAGATTATCAAGGCCGAGGGCGGCCTGCAGTGGGGCCTGTCCAAAGCCAACTCGCTTGCGTTGGGCTATCAATGGGTGCGATTCAGTCCCGATTCTGCTGCCCTGAATGACGCCACCGAGACATATCTGACAATCGGCTGGGCCTATAAGCTGAACCCGAACACGGCGTTCAACGTAGGCTATCAGTACATCAATTATGACGGCGGCAGTAATCCTGTCGGGACGACCTTTGCCTATGGACCCGATACCTACCGTGCCGGAGAGGGAGTGGTCCAGTTCGGAGTGTCGTTCTAGAAGTCAATATCCTTTCGGACGTCGTGCCTGGATGAAAAAAGAATCTGAAACATATTGATTACACGCCGGGAGGCAGTATCCCGGCAATTTGGTTCCAAAAAGGCAAAAAGCGAGAAACCATCGCAGAGATAGTTTCTCGCTTTTTTTGCGAAATTGATTGCACACTTTCTTGAATCTGCTTTAACTCCGTAAGCCTGCTAACATCGTTTTCGCAGGGCCAGAGATGCACCAGCCAGTGCGCAGAGCAATGTTATGCATGTGCCTGGTTCGGGGACTGTATTAGCTACCACAAACCTGCCTGTGTATGGGGCAAGGTCTATGAACTCTCCAGTGTTCCAGTTGTACCTGGCCAACTTACTATTGGCACCTGCCGACAGGTAGTGGTTCAGGAACAAGTCTCCGTTTGCGGTGAAAGCAACTGAGTCAAAACCATAGTTATTGAGTGGAGGTGCAATTGCCTCATAGAACTGCTTTGTAGACCTGTTCAGTTTATAAAGGCCGAATGCGCACTGGTTTAGGGCATAAATGCCTCCTGATGGGGCTGTTATCAACTGCCGAGGGACGACTAGGTCTTTTGTGCCCGCATACTTTTCCACCAGATTTCCCGTGGCTACGTTATAGCGGAAAACCACATCCGCCGAGGACCAACTGCCCTCACACACATACAAATCACCATCAGCCCCAAATGTTAGGCCTGTAGGTTCATAAATGGATGTGTTTAGAGGCACTGCACTGACTAAGCCCGTGTTCAGATTAACCTGGATAATTCTGTTGTTGTAGCGCTGAGTTGCATAAGCACAGCCGTCCGGGCCGAGTGCGAGCCCACCTATTTCTGTTCCGTAACCTGTCGGGAGCACGTACGAGCGCAGAACCTGGCCGTCATCCAGATTTATCGCCTTTAGTTCGTAGTTGACAGATGTATATAAAGTGCCCTGAGTTCCGGATACCATATATCCGGTTGTGCATTTGACCCTGCCGATCAGAGCACCTGTGGATGGATCATACTTAGCAAATCCTCCTTGTTCCTGCATGACCAGAATCTCTTTTGCGACCGCCGGTAGGGAGACCATCAATACACATGCAGTAAATAGAAATATCTTGATTAGTTTCATTTGTCTTTTTCCTCCTAGAGCAATGTAATTAAGAAGCTTCCGGGCGATATACTGAATGTATGCCTCTATCAACTAGATGCGTCTGCAGGCGCGATGGTTGCGCGTTACTAGATAAATTTTTCTAGAATAAATTGCGGCGCAGAATCGCGCCTAAACGTCAACTCGCCGCGTCTATAATATATACATCATTTGTCGATTGTAGGAGGATTGTACTGTTGAGTGAGGAGTTTGAGCAGGTCTGGGAATCACACTGCAGTCATGTTCGCCTAGTTTTGCTCTCAATCGCTTGTGATGTAGATATTGTGGAGGACTGCCTTCAAGAGACATACCTAAAGGCCCGTGCTGGGTTTTCGAGCTATAGGGGCGAAGGTCTGCATTCCTGGCTTGCTACTATTGCCAGGAATGTATACTATTCATATGCTCGACGAAAATATTTCAACTCCGAAGAGAGCCTGGACAAGATCGATAATTACCCGAGCACCGAGATCGGCGTTGGCTCGGATGACTACCTTTCTCTCCTTGTGATTCGGGAAGCCATTTCTACCCTTCAACCTGAGCTTCGCCAGGCCTTGATCATGAAGCATTATGGTGGTTGCGATTATCGCGATATCGGTAACTATCTCTCCTGTACTCCTAATATTGCCAAACACAGGGTGTGGCGTGCTATGTGTAAGGTCAGGG
This genomic window contains:
- a CDS encoding S-layer homology domain-containing protein; its protein translation is MNKTTYLIVVILLLCAAPIYAQQAFTDVPTDHWAYDAVRTLVDDGIILGYPDGTFGGKRAITRYEFAAAIARLVQYIPQLVPGERGKFVTQEELDNALKDYARKSEIPPSQSLASLASKEDLECVRKLVDEFKDELAALGVDVDTLKTQVADLSCRVAVLEAEARRVKITGDANVFAIANDHRSGVVPAVDLDNRTIPFTATLGRTIGVVRDFDLNVVGRINCNTTANATIDYGNYLNYLVAVDDYVDGVRQTSREDSRTVGTLEHQFVDAFFPYYAYIDAGICTGAVKAGRFPLQFTPYTLKKIDVDSYTTILKTDDGYYPMDGISLMNNFGGVDITLFAAKNNQNDYLVNGLTGQPRNDIGTFNQVGGNAVGGLTQLISQTAGGRAVLGIPWSGKAGFTFYQAWSQDEFNDLANYDQARVYGADLSVPVGIFNFAGSWTQSDALVRKGAAGVTDVNDDATAWDGRFGANVGKLGVRAGYKSIGRNFTAAGFWDKIGHWANPVNIKGPYADFMYPLMGNLNFVANGEYLTVKDPSTVTGNTALTQDDKIIKAEGGLQWGLSKANSLALGYQWVRFSPDSAALNDATETYLTIGWAYKLNPNTAFNVGYQYINYDGGSNPVGTTFAYGPDTYRAGEGVVQFGVSF